One Xiphophorus maculatus strain JP 163 A chromosome 9, X_maculatus-5.0-male, whole genome shotgun sequence DNA segment encodes these proteins:
- the mylk4 gene encoding myosin light chain kinase family member 4 isoform X4, translated as MENFLKDKDIWILGSVCLVATFLWRRVWNLFSIRKGGRTAHHAEAQAKDDKDKAKQSVKGGKAQKKRKPQDSSDASTLSESALKEQVEKLNRENTDHSHINTEANFQSQEDPGSGEKRKEEPTELILSRSHAPSSQTVEENKNEDDEGDVFDETDAEEEGQQTEDNNEEKGRKLEDDIKKRLKRETEESSENIILDMSKTSQESSEDNGDGATAGKRRVTEEDLVKEDLKKSRVENSLVENADSHAVEGSKSDEAKAEESTVQDFILDAGPPPTAPFDHRIVTPKPHQIATYYTINRDEVLGGGRFGQVYKCLENSSGLTLAAKIIKAKSQKEKEVVRNEIQVMNQLNHANLIQLYAAFESRNDIILVMEYVEGGELFDRIIDENYNLTELDTVLFIRQICEGLKYMHKNYILHLDLKPENILCVSRATNKIKIIDFGLARRYKPREKLRVNFGTPEFLAPEVINYEFVSFPTDMWSLGVITYMLLSGLSPFLGDDDNETLNNILACQWNFEEEEFGDISEEAKDFITRLLVKSKSWRMSATESLRHGWLSDRNLHYRLHQKKNKCHSSHAPPPES; from the exons ATGGAGAACTTCCTAAAGGATAAAGATATTTGGATATTAGGAAGTGTGTGCCTGGTGGCCACTTTTCTTTGGAGGCGAGTGTGGAACTTATTTTCCATCAGGAAGGGAGGAAGGACTGCACACCATGCAGAAGCACAG GCAAAAGATGACAAGGACAAAGCCAAACAGAGTGTGAAGGGTGGGAAAGCCCAGAAGAAAAGGAAACCTCAGGATTCATCAG ATGCTTCCACTCTGAGTGAGTCAGCCCTGAAAGAGCAAGTTGAAAAGCTCAACAGGGAGAACACAGATCATTCCCATATAAACACAGAAGCCAACTTCCAGAGTCAGGAAGATCCAggaagtggggaaaaaagaaaagaggagccAACAGAGCTGATTCTTAGTCGGTCACACGCTCCTTCAAGCCAAACtgtggaggaaaacaagaaTGAGGATGATGAGGGGGATGTCTTTGATGAGACAGATGCAGAGGAAGAGGGGCAACAGACAGAGGATAACAATGAAGAAAAAGGCAGGAAATTGGAGGATGACATAAAGAAAAGACttaaaagagaaacagaggaatcatcagaaaatattattttagacaTGAGCAAGACGTCCCAGGAAAG CTCTGAAGACAATGGAGATGGAGCCACAGCAGGCAAACGTCGTGTCACAGAAGAGGACCTGGTTAAAGAAGACCTGAAGAAGAGCCGAGTAGAAAACAGCTTGGTGGAAAATGCTGACAGCCACGCAGTGGAGGGCTCAAAGTCTGATGAAGCAAAGGCAGAAGAGTCTACAGTACAGGATTTTATCCTTG atgcAGGCCCTCCTCCAACCGCTCCTTTTGATCACCGCATCGTGACTCCCAAACCTCATCAGATAGCCACCTATTACACTATAAACAGGGATGAAGTTCTGGGCGG GGGACGTTTTGGACAAGTCTACAAGTGCCTGGAGAATTCATCTGGACTGACACTGGCTGCCAAAATCATCAAAGCAAAGAGCCAGAAAGAAAAG GAGGTGGTAAGGAACGAGATCCAGGTGATGAACCAGCTGAACCATGCCAACCTGATTCAACTCTATGCTGCTTTTGAGTCGCGGAATGACATCATCCTGGTTATGGAATA TGTGGAAGGAGGAGAGCTGTTTGATCGCATCATCGATGAGAACTACAACCTAACCGAGCTAGACACTGTGTTGTTCATCCGTCAGATCTGTGAAGGGCTGAAGTACATGCACAAAAATTATATCCTGCATCTTGATCTCAAG CCAGAAAACATTCTTTGTGTCAGCAGAGCTACAAACAAGATCAAAATTATTGACTTTGGCCTGGCAAGGAG GTATAAACCCAGGGAGAAGCTAAGGGTCAATTTTGGAACTCCTGAATTCCTCGCTCCTGAAGTCATCAATTATGAGTTTGTTTCATTCCCAACGGACATGTGGAGTCTTGGAGTAATCACATACATGCT GCTCAGTGGCTTGTCTCCGTTTCTGGGGGACGACGACAATGAGACACTCAACAACATTCTGGCCTGTCAGTGGAACTTCGAGGAGGAGGAGTTTGGAGACATTTCTGAAGAGGCCAAAGATTTTATCACCCGTCTGCTGGTGAAAAGCAAGAGCTGGAGGATGAGCGCGACAGAGTCCCTCAGACATGGCTGGCTGTCCGACCGAAATTTGCACTATCGACTACATCAGAAG aaaaacaagTGTCACTCCTCACATGCTCCACCCCCAGAGAGCTAA
- the mylk4 gene encoding myosin light chain kinase family member 4 isoform X1, whose product MSSTLVNSLAKVYDPNPLHGQKLSARKFSLNGSDRFQASPSSFSHHDATLRCMESRIDSLSSQMEHLLIMQQTVLTRLDGLSQEVRGMGRDVASSHEGRRGSGIEAVCRELRGAVERIESQGRRLEGVEKLVEGTQQVICFIGEVVKSSKLVELLFKQPGNKTSRKAKDDKDKAKQSVKGGKAQKKRKPQDSSDASTLSESALKEQVEKLNRENTDHSHINTEANFQSQEDPGSGEKRKEEPTELILSRSHAPSSQTVEENKNEDDEGDVFDETDAEEEGQQTEDNNEEKGRKLEDDIKKRLKRETEESSENIILDMSKTSQESSEDNGDGATAGKRRVTEEDLVKEDLKKSRVENSLVENADSHAVEGSKSDEAKAEESTVQDFILDAGPPPTAPFDHRIVTPKPHQIATYYTINRDEVLGGGRFGQVYKCLENSSGLTLAAKIIKAKSQKEKEVVRNEIQVMNQLNHANLIQLYAAFESRNDIILVMEYVEGGELFDRIIDENYNLTELDTVLFIRQICEGLKYMHKNYILHLDLKPENILCVSRATNKIKIIDFGLARRYKPREKLRVNFGTPEFLAPEVINYEFVSFPTDMWSLGVITYMLLSGLSPFLGDDDNETLNNILACQWNFEEEEFGDISEEAKDFITRLLVKSKSWRMSATESLRHGWLSDRNLHYRLHQKKNKCHSSHAPPPES is encoded by the exons ATGAGCTCCACCCTGGTTAACTCTTTAGCCAAAGTGTATGATCCCAATCCTCTTCATGGTCAGAAGCTTTCTGCGAGGAAGTTCTCCCTGAATGGATCAGACCGGTTCCAAGCTTCACCCTCCTCCTTTTCTCACCACGATGCAACTCTACGCTGCATGGAGAGTAGGATCGACTCCCTCAGCTCCCAGATGGAGCACCTGCTCATCATGCAGCAGACCGTCCTGACCCGGCTGGATGGCCTGTCCCAGGAAGTGAGAGGCATGGGTCGGGATGTGGCCTCGTCCCACGAAGGGAGACGTGGCTCGGGGATCGAGGCGGTTTGCAGGGAGCTGCGAGGGGCTGTGGAGCGTATAGAGAGTCAGGGGCGACGGCTGGAAGGGGTGGAGAAGCTGGTGGAGGGAACTCAGCAGGTGATCTGCTTCATTGGGGAGGTGGTAAAGAGCTCCAAGCTGGTGGAGCTTTTATTCAAACAGCCTGGAAACAAAACCAGCAGGAAG GCAAAAGATGACAAGGACAAAGCCAAACAGAGTGTGAAGGGTGGGAAAGCCCAGAAGAAAAGGAAACCTCAGGATTCATCAG ATGCTTCCACTCTGAGTGAGTCAGCCCTGAAAGAGCAAGTTGAAAAGCTCAACAGGGAGAACACAGATCATTCCCATATAAACACAGAAGCCAACTTCCAGAGTCAGGAAGATCCAggaagtggggaaaaaagaaaagaggagccAACAGAGCTGATTCTTAGTCGGTCACACGCTCCTTCAAGCCAAACtgtggaggaaaacaagaaTGAGGATGATGAGGGGGATGTCTTTGATGAGACAGATGCAGAGGAAGAGGGGCAACAGACAGAGGATAACAATGAAGAAAAAGGCAGGAAATTGGAGGATGACATAAAGAAAAGACttaaaagagaaacagaggaatcatcagaaaatattattttagacaTGAGCAAGACGTCCCAGGAAAG CTCTGAAGACAATGGAGATGGAGCCACAGCAGGCAAACGTCGTGTCACAGAAGAGGACCTGGTTAAAGAAGACCTGAAGAAGAGCCGAGTAGAAAACAGCTTGGTGGAAAATGCTGACAGCCACGCAGTGGAGGGCTCAAAGTCTGATGAAGCAAAGGCAGAAGAGTCTACAGTACAGGATTTTATCCTTG atgcAGGCCCTCCTCCAACCGCTCCTTTTGATCACCGCATCGTGACTCCCAAACCTCATCAGATAGCCACCTATTACACTATAAACAGGGATGAAGTTCTGGGCGG GGGACGTTTTGGACAAGTCTACAAGTGCCTGGAGAATTCATCTGGACTGACACTGGCTGCCAAAATCATCAAAGCAAAGAGCCAGAAAGAAAAG GAGGTGGTAAGGAACGAGATCCAGGTGATGAACCAGCTGAACCATGCCAACCTGATTCAACTCTATGCTGCTTTTGAGTCGCGGAATGACATCATCCTGGTTATGGAATA TGTGGAAGGAGGAGAGCTGTTTGATCGCATCATCGATGAGAACTACAACCTAACCGAGCTAGACACTGTGTTGTTCATCCGTCAGATCTGTGAAGGGCTGAAGTACATGCACAAAAATTATATCCTGCATCTTGATCTCAAG CCAGAAAACATTCTTTGTGTCAGCAGAGCTACAAACAAGATCAAAATTATTGACTTTGGCCTGGCAAGGAG GTATAAACCCAGGGAGAAGCTAAGGGTCAATTTTGGAACTCCTGAATTCCTCGCTCCTGAAGTCATCAATTATGAGTTTGTTTCATTCCCAACGGACATGTGGAGTCTTGGAGTAATCACATACATGCT GCTCAGTGGCTTGTCTCCGTTTCTGGGGGACGACGACAATGAGACACTCAACAACATTCTGGCCTGTCAGTGGAACTTCGAGGAGGAGGAGTTTGGAGACATTTCTGAAGAGGCCAAAGATTTTATCACCCGTCTGCTGGTGAAAAGCAAGAGCTGGAGGATGAGCGCGACAGAGTCCCTCAGACATGGCTGGCTGTCCGACCGAAATTTGCACTATCGACTACATCAGAAG aaaaacaagTGTCACTCCTCACATGCTCCACCCCCAGAGAGCTAA
- the mylk4 gene encoding myosin light chain kinase family member 4 isoform X2, with amino-acid sequence MSSTLVNSLAKVYDPNPLHGQKLSARKFSLNGSDRFQASPSSFSHHDATLRCMESRIDSLSSQMEHLLIMQQTVLTRLDGLSQEVRGMGRDVASSHEGRRGSGIEAVCRELRGAVERIESQGRRLEGVEKLVEGTQQVICFIGEVVKSSKLVELLFKQPGNKTSRKAKDDKDKAKQSVKGGKAQKKRKPQDSSDASTLSESALKEQVEKLNRENTDHSHINTEANFQSQEDPGSGEKRKEEPTELILSRSHAPSSQTVEENKNEDDEGDVFDETDAEEEGQQTEDNNEEKGRKLEDDIKKRLKRETEESSENIILDMSKTSQESSEDNGDGATAGKRRVTEEDLVKEDLKKSRVENSLVENADSHAVEGSKSDEAKAEESTVQDFILGPPPTAPFDHRIVTPKPHQIATYYTINRDEVLGGGRFGQVYKCLENSSGLTLAAKIIKAKSQKEKEVVRNEIQVMNQLNHANLIQLYAAFESRNDIILVMEYVEGGELFDRIIDENYNLTELDTVLFIRQICEGLKYMHKNYILHLDLKPENILCVSRATNKIKIIDFGLARRYKPREKLRVNFGTPEFLAPEVINYEFVSFPTDMWSLGVITYMLLSGLSPFLGDDDNETLNNILACQWNFEEEEFGDISEEAKDFITRLLVKSKSWRMSATESLRHGWLSDRNLHYRLHQKKNKCHSSHAPPPES; translated from the exons ATGAGCTCCACCCTGGTTAACTCTTTAGCCAAAGTGTATGATCCCAATCCTCTTCATGGTCAGAAGCTTTCTGCGAGGAAGTTCTCCCTGAATGGATCAGACCGGTTCCAAGCTTCACCCTCCTCCTTTTCTCACCACGATGCAACTCTACGCTGCATGGAGAGTAGGATCGACTCCCTCAGCTCCCAGATGGAGCACCTGCTCATCATGCAGCAGACCGTCCTGACCCGGCTGGATGGCCTGTCCCAGGAAGTGAGAGGCATGGGTCGGGATGTGGCCTCGTCCCACGAAGGGAGACGTGGCTCGGGGATCGAGGCGGTTTGCAGGGAGCTGCGAGGGGCTGTGGAGCGTATAGAGAGTCAGGGGCGACGGCTGGAAGGGGTGGAGAAGCTGGTGGAGGGAACTCAGCAGGTGATCTGCTTCATTGGGGAGGTGGTAAAGAGCTCCAAGCTGGTGGAGCTTTTATTCAAACAGCCTGGAAACAAAACCAGCAGGAAG GCAAAAGATGACAAGGACAAAGCCAAACAGAGTGTGAAGGGTGGGAAAGCCCAGAAGAAAAGGAAACCTCAGGATTCATCAG ATGCTTCCACTCTGAGTGAGTCAGCCCTGAAAGAGCAAGTTGAAAAGCTCAACAGGGAGAACACAGATCATTCCCATATAAACACAGAAGCCAACTTCCAGAGTCAGGAAGATCCAggaagtggggaaaaaagaaaagaggagccAACAGAGCTGATTCTTAGTCGGTCACACGCTCCTTCAAGCCAAACtgtggaggaaaacaagaaTGAGGATGATGAGGGGGATGTCTTTGATGAGACAGATGCAGAGGAAGAGGGGCAACAGACAGAGGATAACAATGAAGAAAAAGGCAGGAAATTGGAGGATGACATAAAGAAAAGACttaaaagagaaacagaggaatcatcagaaaatattattttagacaTGAGCAAGACGTCCCAGGAAAG CTCTGAAGACAATGGAGATGGAGCCACAGCAGGCAAACGTCGTGTCACAGAAGAGGACCTGGTTAAAGAAGACCTGAAGAAGAGCCGAGTAGAAAACAGCTTGGTGGAAAATGCTGACAGCCACGCAGTGGAGGGCTCAAAGTCTGATGAAGCAAAGGCAGAAGAGTCTACAGTACAGGATTTTATCCTTG GCCCTCCTCCAACCGCTCCTTTTGATCACCGCATCGTGACTCCCAAACCTCATCAGATAGCCACCTATTACACTATAAACAGGGATGAAGTTCTGGGCGG GGGACGTTTTGGACAAGTCTACAAGTGCCTGGAGAATTCATCTGGACTGACACTGGCTGCCAAAATCATCAAAGCAAAGAGCCAGAAAGAAAAG GAGGTGGTAAGGAACGAGATCCAGGTGATGAACCAGCTGAACCATGCCAACCTGATTCAACTCTATGCTGCTTTTGAGTCGCGGAATGACATCATCCTGGTTATGGAATA TGTGGAAGGAGGAGAGCTGTTTGATCGCATCATCGATGAGAACTACAACCTAACCGAGCTAGACACTGTGTTGTTCATCCGTCAGATCTGTGAAGGGCTGAAGTACATGCACAAAAATTATATCCTGCATCTTGATCTCAAG CCAGAAAACATTCTTTGTGTCAGCAGAGCTACAAACAAGATCAAAATTATTGACTTTGGCCTGGCAAGGAG GTATAAACCCAGGGAGAAGCTAAGGGTCAATTTTGGAACTCCTGAATTCCTCGCTCCTGAAGTCATCAATTATGAGTTTGTTTCATTCCCAACGGACATGTGGAGTCTTGGAGTAATCACATACATGCT GCTCAGTGGCTTGTCTCCGTTTCTGGGGGACGACGACAATGAGACACTCAACAACATTCTGGCCTGTCAGTGGAACTTCGAGGAGGAGGAGTTTGGAGACATTTCTGAAGAGGCCAAAGATTTTATCACCCGTCTGCTGGTGAAAAGCAAGAGCTGGAGGATGAGCGCGACAGAGTCCCTCAGACATGGCTGGCTGTCCGACCGAAATTTGCACTATCGACTACATCAGAAG aaaaacaagTGTCACTCCTCACATGCTCCACCCCCAGAGAGCTAA